Proteins from a genomic interval of Microbacterium phyllosphaerae:
- a CDS encoding glycosyltransferase: protein MTARAMHIVFFGDQHLDSLGGAQVSMRLQREFLERAGHTVTVVAPKMHGSRASDAPDPANVDLPSVPITVDREYSMSWPGRATDRFLDRAMTHRPPVDLVHLQADFWGAFIGHRYAARHGIPVVHTMHNRVDVGIAAVTPLHRPVLGALNLWRRRALHGVASSRVDGSDGWAFLRGIASGASAVTAPSTHFARRLEEHGVFSPVDVVWNGIDDDVREETLASAPAERAPGRPRFVWLGRMSPEKRLLPFLQAFVESGVDADLEIIGGGAQRPAAEKIVAGMANVRFVGKLSYQDTLARIAAADALVQTSIGFETQGMTPFEAATLGTPSVISDPDIAAELGGGLWAVPGAAGTEEQRKAGLIDTLRRAASDIAAGDAPVPMREVSEAFRQSSRTAAMIEVYERVLAG from the coding sequence GTGACGGCCCGCGCCATGCACATCGTCTTCTTCGGCGATCAGCACCTGGACTCCCTCGGCGGCGCGCAGGTGTCGATGCGGCTGCAGCGCGAGTTCCTCGAGCGCGCCGGCCACACGGTGACCGTGGTCGCCCCGAAGATGCACGGATCGCGGGCATCCGATGCTCCCGACCCCGCGAACGTCGACCTGCCGTCCGTGCCGATCACCGTCGACCGCGAGTACTCGATGAGCTGGCCGGGGCGAGCGACCGATCGGTTCCTCGACCGTGCGATGACACACCGCCCCCCGGTCGACCTCGTGCACCTGCAGGCAGACTTCTGGGGCGCGTTCATCGGTCACCGTTACGCTGCGCGGCACGGCATCCCCGTGGTGCACACCATGCACAACAGGGTCGACGTCGGCATCGCCGCGGTGACGCCGCTGCACCGCCCTGTGCTCGGGGCGCTGAACCTCTGGCGGCGCCGAGCGCTGCACGGAGTCGCATCCTCGCGTGTCGACGGCAGTGACGGCTGGGCGTTCCTGCGCGGCATCGCGAGCGGAGCCTCGGCTGTGACCGCCCCCTCGACCCACTTCGCACGCCGCCTCGAGGAGCACGGCGTGTTCAGCCCGGTCGACGTCGTCTGGAACGGCATCGACGATGACGTGCGCGAAGAGACCCTCGCCTCAGCTCCCGCGGAGCGCGCGCCCGGTCGCCCCCGGTTCGTGTGGCTCGGCCGAATGAGTCCCGAGAAGCGGCTGCTGCCCTTCCTGCAGGCGTTCGTCGAATCAGGGGTCGATGCCGATCTCGAGATCATCGGCGGCGGTGCGCAGCGGCCTGCCGCAGAGAAGATCGTCGCGGGGATGGCGAACGTGCGCTTCGTCGGCAAGCTGAGCTACCAGGACACTTTGGCGCGGATCGCCGCTGCGGATGCTCTCGTGCAGACGTCGATCGGTTTCGAGACGCAGGGCATGACGCCGTTCGAAGCGGCGACGCTCGGTACGCCCTCGGTGATCAGCGACCCCGACATCGCGGCCGAGCTCGGCGGTGGTCTCTGGGCCGTTCCCGGAGCAGCGGGCACCGAGGAGCAGCGCAAGGCGGGTCTCATCGACACGTTGCGCCGAGCGGCATCCGACATCGCTGCGGGCGACGCGCCTGTGCCGATGCGCGAGGTCTCGGAGGCGTTCCGGCAGTCGTCGCGCACGGCCGCGATGATCGAGGTCTACGAGCGCGTGCTCGCCGGCTGA
- a CDS encoding glycosyltransferase, whose translation MSSSTSDPTSAPDVAPDPGQRPLRILIGCDTFAPDINGAARFAERLAAGLVQRGEDVHVVAPNVAYRRTPAQTEVIEGEPMTMHRLPSVRWAPHDWLRFVWPWRVKHYARKILDSVQPDVVHIQSHIVIGRGLARIAHERGIPVIATNHVMAENILDHTTMPKWVDDLVLRWAWGDAKRTFALTRAITTPTRRAADFLERTVAVENVIPVSCGIDRTQYTPVIAPRERNRIIFVGRLTAEKQVEVILEAMTKLDPALDTTFDIVGGGDQRKQLESLTNQLGLADRVTFHGRTTDEELRALLSRASVFTIASIAELQSIATMEAMASALPIVAADAVALPHLVHDGENGYLFEPGNADALAARLTDVLTAAPAEYARMQQASLDGVAIHDINRTLDTFEALYRDEPLPE comes from the coding sequence ATGTCCTCCTCTACCTCCGATCCGACGAGTGCTCCCGACGTCGCCCCCGACCCCGGGCAGCGTCCCCTGCGCATCCTGATCGGATGCGACACCTTCGCGCCCGACATCAACGGCGCAGCCCGCTTCGCCGAACGCCTCGCGGCAGGGCTCGTGCAGCGGGGTGAGGACGTCCACGTCGTCGCTCCGAACGTGGCGTACCGCCGCACGCCCGCGCAGACCGAGGTGATCGAGGGCGAGCCGATGACGATGCACCGCCTTCCGTCGGTGCGCTGGGCCCCCCACGACTGGCTGCGCTTCGTCTGGCCGTGGCGTGTGAAGCACTACGCCCGGAAGATCCTCGACAGCGTGCAGCCGGACGTGGTGCACATCCAGTCGCACATCGTGATCGGCCGCGGCCTCGCCCGGATCGCGCACGAGCGCGGCATCCCGGTGATCGCGACGAACCACGTGATGGCCGAGAACATCCTCGACCACACCACGATGCCCAAATGGGTCGATGACCTCGTGCTGCGCTGGGCCTGGGGTGACGCGAAGCGCACGTTCGCTCTGACTCGCGCGATCACCACGCCCACGCGTCGCGCCGCCGACTTCCTCGAGCGCACCGTCGCCGTCGAGAACGTCATCCCCGTGAGCTGCGGCATCGACCGCACCCAGTACACGCCGGTGATCGCCCCCCGAGAGAGGAACCGCATCATCTTCGTCGGCCGCCTGACCGCCGAGAAGCAGGTCGAGGTGATCCTCGAGGCCATGACGAAGCTCGACCCGGCGCTCGACACGACCTTCGACATCGTCGGAGGCGGCGACCAGCGCAAGCAGCTCGAAAGCCTCACGAATCAGCTGGGTCTCGCGGATCGGGTGACCTTCCACGGCCGCACGACCGACGAAGAGCTCCGGGCGCTGCTGTCACGCGCCTCGGTGTTCACGATCGCCTCGATCGCCGAGCTGCAGTCGATCGCGACCATGGAGGCGATGGCTTCGGCGCTCCCGATCGTCGCGGCGGATGCCGTCGCCCTGCCGCACCTGGTGCACGACGGTGAGAACGGCTACCTGTTCGAGCCGGGCAATGCCGACGCTCTCGCCGCGCGGCTGACCGACGTGCTCACCGCGGCTCCGGCCGAGTACGCGCGGATGCAGCAGGCATCTCTCGACGGCGTCGCGATCCACGACATCAACCGCACCCTCGACACGTTCGAGGCGCTGTACCGCGACGAGCCGCTGCCCGAGTGA
- a CDS encoding VOC family protein has product MSTDITGIGGLFFRSRDPEARAAWYREHLGIGAGHDGMWQQEAGMTVFAPFAADSDYFAADQQFMLNLRVSNIEELVTRLDASGISVERRDDWNTAEYGTFARIHDPEGLAIELWQPPTG; this is encoded by the coding sequence ATGAGCACTGACATCACAGGCATCGGCGGACTCTTCTTCCGCAGCAGAGACCCGGAGGCTCGAGCCGCCTGGTACCGCGAGCATCTCGGAATCGGGGCAGGGCACGACGGCATGTGGCAGCAGGAGGCCGGCATGACAGTCTTCGCGCCGTTCGCCGCCGACAGCGACTACTTCGCCGCCGATCAGCAGTTCATGCTCAATCTCAGAGTCTCGAACATCGAGGAGCTCGTCACGCGGTTGGACGCCTCAGGGATTTCGGTCGAGCGACGCGATGATTGGAACACCGCGGAATACGGCACTTTCGCCCGCATCCACGACCCCGAAGGTCTCGCGATCGAACTGTGGCAACCGCCGACCGGGTAA
- a CDS encoding HNH endonuclease signature motif containing protein → MNSTVGLLDRVVADLDTVLSDDALAGLSEADRITVLQGAGAAFRRVEAVIVETIATGDAGDFPHAAGCRGMNELVQRVLRVDVRGAARVDRVVDLVRRPVSLSGERMPARWAELRLALLDGVVGVAGFVAATGPIERVWDRLTIDQRLAADVALAGCARGHGLVADAEDADEDPEGDGDDAESGPAPTVQDLKALAEDLASMFDPDGEEPKDEDARRRRGITIGRLKDGMHAIRGYLTPEVAAQLQLIIDAILNPKGDGPPMPGVHFAPSDAADDGTDFDADAHLGADDGANAGADFGAGVGAGAGAGAGFGAGSDAAADFGAGAGAGAGDDGEGSDPFNSDPRCVLDDRTAAQKRHDALMMVFGIAARHKDMPTLGGSSPVLVVNVDAKDLAAHGVSRNRGNGGWATIPGSGAHVPVSVAAHVGCSGTIQRVLMDEGRIIGITTTDRVFTVHQRRAIIARDKECLIPGCHVPASWCEIHHVTEHARGGPTHTDNGVPLCWWHHRSLGTSGWEIRMSAGVPQVRGPRWWDPDQRWRTPRLSLPAGEHVRGAPLRV, encoded by the coding sequence ATGAACAGCACTGTGGGGCTTCTGGATCGGGTCGTCGCTGACCTCGACACGGTGCTGTCCGACGACGCGCTCGCGGGGCTGAGTGAGGCGGACCGGATCACCGTGTTGCAGGGCGCGGGGGCCGCGTTCCGGCGGGTCGAGGCGGTGATCGTTGAGACGATCGCGACGGGTGATGCGGGGGATTTTCCGCATGCGGCGGGGTGTCGGGGGATGAATGAGTTGGTGCAGCGGGTGCTGCGGGTGGATGTGCGGGGTGCGGCGCGGGTCGACCGGGTCGTCGATCTGGTGCGGCGCCCGGTGAGTCTGTCGGGGGAGCGGATGCCGGCCCGGTGGGCGGAGCTGCGCCTCGCGTTGCTGGACGGGGTGGTCGGGGTGGCCGGGTTTGTGGCGGCGACTGGTCCGATCGAGAGGGTGTGGGATCGACTCACGATCGATCAACGTTTGGCGGCGGATGTCGCGTTGGCGGGGTGCGCGCGCGGGCACGGGCTCGTGGCCGACGCCGAAGATGCCGATGAGGACCCCGAGGGGGATGGAGACGATGCTGAGTCGGGTCCTGCGCCGACGGTGCAGGATCTGAAGGCTCTCGCGGAGGATCTCGCGTCGATGTTCGACCCCGACGGGGAGGAGCCGAAGGATGAGGACGCGCGTCGGCGCCGGGGGATCACGATCGGCCGGTTGAAAGACGGGATGCATGCGATCCGGGGGTATCTGACCCCGGAGGTCGCGGCGCAACTGCAGCTGATCATCGACGCGATCCTGAACCCGAAAGGCGATGGGCCGCCGATGCCTGGCGTGCACTTCGCCCCGAGCGACGCTGCCGACGACGGGACGGACTTCGATGCGGATGCGCACCTTGGCGCGGACGACGGTGCGAACGCCGGTGCGGACTTTGGTGCTGGTGTTGGTGCTGGTGCTGGTGCGGGTGCTGGGTTTGGTGCCGGTTCCGATGCTGCTGCCGACTTTGGTGCGGGTGCGGGTGCGGGTGCAGGTGACGACGGCGAGGGTTCCGATCCGTTTAACTCTGACCCGCGCTGCGTGCTTGATGATCGCACGGCGGCGCAGAAACGCCATGACGCTCTCATGATGGTTTTCGGAATCGCTGCCCGCCACAAGGACATGCCGACCCTTGGTGGGTCGTCACCGGTCCTCGTCGTGAACGTCGATGCGAAAGACCTCGCCGCCCACGGTGTCAGCCGCAACCGCGGCAATGGCGGGTGGGCGACGATTCCCGGATCCGGCGCCCACGTCCCCGTCTCCGTCGCCGCGCACGTCGGATGCTCGGGGACGATCCAGCGTGTGCTCATGGATGAGGGGCGGATCATCGGGATCACGACCACCGACCGGGTGTTCACCGTGCATCAACGCCGAGCGATCATCGCCCGCGACAAGGAGTGTCTGATCCCCGGGTGCCACGTTCCGGCGTCCTGGTGCGAGATCCACCACGTCACCGAGCATGCGAGGGGTGGGCCGACCCATACGGATAACGGTGTGCCGTTGTGCTGGTGGCATCACCGATCTCTCGGCACGTCGGGGTGGGAGATCCGGATGAGCGCGGGCGTCCCACAGGTGCGAGGGCCACGATGGTGGGACCCCGACCAACGCTGGCGCACCCCACGACTCAGCCTCCCGGCAGGTGAGCACGTTCGTGGTGCCCCGCTGCGGGTCTGA
- a CDS encoding MmcQ/YjbR family DNA-binding protein: MVTLDDVREIALALPGVTERPGGHTGEPSWRLPSGQIAWIRGPSKVDLRQLADLGLEWPEGPVLGVRVASLEEKAALLAAEPDGLFSIPHFDGYPGLLVQLDTVERDRLAEIIADAWLVRAPVLVAKQWLAERGLD, from the coding sequence ATGGTCACCCTTGATGATGTGCGTGAGATCGCGCTCGCGCTCCCCGGCGTGACCGAGCGCCCCGGTGGCCATACAGGAGAGCCCTCGTGGCGCCTGCCGAGCGGGCAGATCGCGTGGATCCGTGGGCCCAGCAAGGTCGATCTCCGCCAGCTCGCCGACCTGGGACTCGAGTGGCCGGAGGGGCCGGTGCTCGGTGTGCGGGTGGCGAGCCTCGAAGAGAAGGCCGCGCTGCTCGCGGCGGAGCCCGACGGGTTGTTCTCCATCCCGCACTTCGACGGGTATCCGGGGCTGCTCGTGCAGCTCGACACGGTCGAGAGGGATCGGCTCGCCGAGATCATCGCGGATGCCTGGCTGGTGCGCGCGCCCGTGCTCGTCGCGAAGCAGTGGCTCGCTGAGCGCGGGCTGGACTGA
- a CDS encoding DUF2252 domain-containing protein yields the protein MSTEWSAPPSPADLLARGETARKRTPRRALATLAGGTRDPLGILDAQNRTRIPELVPLRTERMSASPFAFYRGTAALMAADLADAPHSGILVASCGDAHVSNFGFYASPQRSLMFDLNDFDEAAWAPWEWDVKRLVSSIVVGGQSTGRADAVIDQAVLAAVDSYSRGLRRITSLNPRDRYFTHFDVESTRGMLDKDSRRAIRTAIAQAQRRTGERAVRRLTATDAAGRRRFSYQAPTTTPVDEQLLALVHGLVEQYRKTATPDVALLFEHYTVSDVARRVVGVGSVGTRCYLVLFQDGEDGTLLMQPKEAVQSVLVEYGRIEQPPSLRERIQAHGEGARVVAMQRILQALSDPFLGHLRSPTADFYARQFHDMKGSVEVEALDDGPFITYAQACAAVIARAHSQSVTAAEVAGYIGGGRAVATALLEWARAYAAVSLADFEAFREANAESETA from the coding sequence ATGAGCACCGAGTGGTCCGCGCCACCCTCCCCCGCAGACCTGCTCGCCCGTGGCGAGACTGCGCGCAAACGAACACCGCGCCGCGCGCTCGCGACGCTCGCCGGCGGGACGCGCGACCCCCTCGGCATCCTCGACGCCCAGAACCGCACGCGCATCCCCGAGCTCGTGCCCCTCCGCACCGAGCGGATGTCGGCGAGCCCTTTCGCTTTCTACCGGGGGACGGCCGCTCTCATGGCGGCAGATCTGGCCGATGCACCGCACAGCGGCATCCTCGTCGCCTCCTGCGGCGACGCGCACGTGTCGAACTTCGGCTTCTACGCCTCACCTCAGCGCAGCCTCATGTTCGATCTCAACGACTTCGACGAGGCCGCCTGGGCGCCGTGGGAGTGGGATGTCAAACGGCTGGTCTCCAGCATCGTGGTGGGCGGACAGTCCACGGGACGGGCGGATGCCGTGATCGATCAGGCGGTGCTCGCCGCCGTCGATTCATACTCCCGAGGTCTCCGCCGGATCACCTCGCTCAATCCTCGGGACCGCTACTTCACCCATTTCGATGTGGAGTCGACGCGGGGGATGCTCGACAAGGACTCGCGCAGGGCGATCCGCACCGCCATCGCCCAGGCGCAGCGACGCACCGGTGAGCGCGCGGTGCGTCGGCTCACAGCGACGGATGCCGCAGGCCGGCGACGCTTCTCGTACCAGGCCCCGACCACCACCCCTGTCGATGAGCAGCTGCTCGCACTGGTGCACGGCCTCGTCGAGCAGTACCGGAAGACGGCGACTCCCGATGTCGCTCTGCTGTTCGAGCACTACACCGTCAGCGACGTCGCGCGACGAGTCGTGGGCGTCGGCAGCGTCGGGACGCGCTGCTACCTGGTGCTCTTCCAGGACGGAGAGGACGGCACGCTGCTGATGCAGCCGAAGGAGGCCGTGCAGAGCGTGCTCGTCGAATACGGGCGCATCGAGCAACCGCCGTCTCTGCGCGAGCGGATCCAGGCGCACGGCGAAGGCGCCAGGGTCGTCGCGATGCAGCGCATCCTGCAGGCGCTCTCCGATCCGTTCCTCGGGCACCTTCGTAGCCCCACGGCCGACTTCTACGCCCGGCAGTTCCACGATATGAAAGGCAGCGTCGAGGTCGAGGCGCTCGACGACGGCCCGTTCATCACCTATGCGCAGGCCTGTGCCGCCGTCATCGCCCGTGCGCACAGCCAGTCGGTCACGGCAGCCGAGGTCGCCGGCTACATCGGCGGAGGCAGAGCGGTGGCGACCGCACTGCTGGAGTGGGCACGGGCGTACGCCGCGGTCTCGCTCGCCGACTTCGAGGCTTTTCGCGAGGCGAATGCGGAGAGCGAGACCGCCTGA
- a CDS encoding alpha-mannosidase produces the protein MHDGTSLTVGRVRRVLDERIRPAIHSASVPLEVEVNELPGEPIGPSAGLALEFAPASVPRTWGPAWSTTWFRLSGRIPAEWAGRRVEALIDLGFSDHMPGFQCEALAYRPDGTPIKSINPRNQWLAIADAAEGDESVEFYLEAAANPLILDFPSFAPTQEGDIRTSSPEPLYRTRRLELAVFETEVYELSLDLEVLFELQAELPETSPRRMRILQAMDDALDVLDLQHVAATASDARAVLAPALSAPAEASAHRISAVGHAHIDSAWLWPLRETIRKVARTTSSMTTLIEEQPEFQYGMSSAQQYAWLKEHRPEVWERVKAAVAAGRFLPLGGMWVESDTVMPSGESLVRQFSYGQRFFEREFGIRSKGVWLPDSFGYSPALPQLMRRAGFEWFFTQKISWNQQNVFPHHSFLWEGIDGSRVFTHFPSMDTYNSQLSGMEVAKASRQFKENRVSSRSIAPVGWGDGGGGTTREMTGKATRLQNLEGSARVEWEHPDVFFDAARAEIPNPAVWVGELYLELHRGTLTSQHATKALHRWAEHTLVEAELWAATDAVRTGAAYPKAEIDRLWETVLLHEFHDILPGTSIAWVHREAAEVLSGVVSDAQALADAARRSLAGEGERELRFVPSSVGAGRALGAAFAEAPTAASVSLTEEDGGWRLENELVSVLVSANGLIVSAVDKASGREAVAEGRAANLFQLHQDFPNMWDAWDIDKYYRNSVDDLTEVAKIAASVVDGSAVVTVTRAFSESTIEQTIVLAPGSRSVALRNDIDWHETEKLLKLAFPLDIQAAHTEAETQFGYQSRVTHTNTSWEAAKFETSMHRFVLVREQDFGVALVNDSIYGYDTSREVSDDAVATTVRLSLLRAPRFPDPDTDHGHHAIEVGFVIGADAAIATAEGIALNSPATRMHGGREVEPLVSVEGEGIVVSGVKLADDGSGDVVVRLYEALGRRTTGSISAGFEHREIREVSLIEDAIDDARIGGELRLRPFEVRTLRIAR, from the coding sequence ATGCATGATGGAACCTCGCTCACCGTAGGCCGCGTCAGACGGGTGCTCGACGAGCGCATCCGTCCGGCGATCCACTCGGCATCCGTGCCGCTGGAGGTGGAGGTCAACGAGCTGCCGGGGGAGCCGATCGGCCCGAGTGCGGGGCTCGCGCTCGAGTTCGCGCCCGCATCCGTTCCCCGCACGTGGGGTCCGGCCTGGTCGACCACATGGTTCCGGCTCTCGGGGCGCATCCCGGCCGAGTGGGCCGGCCGCAGGGTCGAGGCGCTGATCGACCTCGGCTTCAGCGATCACATGCCCGGTTTCCAATGCGAGGCCCTCGCCTACCGCCCCGACGGCACTCCGATCAAGAGCATCAACCCGCGCAACCAGTGGCTCGCCATCGCGGATGCCGCCGAGGGCGACGAGAGCGTCGAGTTCTATCTCGAGGCAGCCGCCAATCCGCTGATCCTGGACTTCCCCTCCTTCGCGCCCACGCAGGAGGGTGACATCCGCACCTCGTCGCCCGAGCCGCTGTACCGCACCCGACGCCTCGAGCTCGCGGTGTTCGAGACCGAGGTGTACGAGCTGTCCCTCGACCTCGAGGTGCTGTTCGAGCTGCAGGCCGAACTGCCCGAGACCTCGCCCCGCCGCATGCGCATCCTGCAGGCCATGGATGACGCCCTCGACGTTCTCGACCTGCAGCATGTCGCGGCGACGGCATCCGATGCCCGTGCCGTGCTCGCTCCGGCTCTCTCGGCCCCCGCGGAGGCGAGCGCCCACCGCATCTCGGCCGTGGGCCACGCACACATCGACTCGGCCTGGCTGTGGCCCCTGCGCGAGACGATCCGCAAGGTCGCGCGCACGACCTCGTCGATGACGACGCTCATCGAGGAGCAGCCGGAGTTCCAGTACGGCATGTCCAGTGCGCAGCAGTACGCGTGGCTCAAGGAACACAGGCCGGAGGTGTGGGAGCGGGTGAAGGCGGCCGTGGCGGCCGGGCGCTTCCTGCCGCTGGGCGGTATGTGGGTCGAGTCCGACACCGTCATGCCGTCCGGCGAATCGCTCGTGCGGCAGTTCTCGTACGGTCAGCGGTTCTTCGAGCGCGAGTTCGGCATCCGCTCGAAGGGTGTCTGGCTGCCTGACAGCTTCGGCTACTCCCCGGCGCTGCCGCAGCTCATGCGCCGCGCGGGCTTCGAGTGGTTCTTCACGCAGAAGATCTCGTGGAATCAGCAGAACGTCTTCCCGCACCACAGTTTCCTGTGGGAGGGCATCGACGGCTCCCGCGTCTTCACTCATTTCCCCTCGATGGACACCTACAACTCGCAGCTCAGCGGCATGGAGGTCGCGAAGGCCTCGCGCCAGTTCAAGGAGAACCGCGTCAGCTCGAGGTCGATCGCGCCGGTCGGCTGGGGCGACGGCGGTGGCGGCACGACGCGCGAGATGACCGGCAAGGCGACCCGACTGCAGAACCTCGAGGGCAGCGCTCGGGTCGAGTGGGAGCATCCTGACGTCTTCTTCGACGCCGCTCGCGCCGAGATCCCGAACCCCGCCGTCTGGGTGGGCGAGCTGTATCTCGAGCTGCACCGTGGAACGCTCACCAGCCAGCATGCGACGAAGGCGCTGCACCGCTGGGCCGAGCATACGCTCGTCGAGGCGGAGCTGTGGGCGGCGACGGATGCCGTGCGCACCGGCGCCGCGTATCCGAAGGCCGAGATCGACCGCCTGTGGGAGACCGTGCTGCTGCATGAGTTCCACGACATCCTCCCCGGCACCTCCATAGCGTGGGTGCATCGCGAGGCGGCCGAGGTCCTCTCGGGCGTGGTCTCCGACGCGCAGGCACTCGCGGATGCCGCCCGCCGGTCGCTCGCCGGCGAGGGCGAGCGTGAGCTGCGATTCGTGCCGAGCTCGGTCGGTGCAGGGCGCGCGCTGGGCGCCGCCTTCGCCGAGGCTCCGACCGCGGCATCCGTCTCGCTCACCGAGGAGGACGGCGGATGGCGCCTCGAGAACGAGCTCGTCTCGGTCCTCGTGTCGGCGAACGGTCTCATCGTCTCAGCGGTCGACAAGGCGTCCGGTCGGGAAGCCGTGGCCGAGGGGCGCGCCGCGAACCTGTTCCAGCTGCACCAGGACTTCCCGAACATGTGGGACGCGTGGGACATCGACAAGTACTACCGCAACAGCGTCGACGACCTCACCGAGGTCGCGAAGATCGCGGCGTCCGTCGTCGACGGTTCAGCGGTCGTGACCGTCACGCGGGCGTTCTCGGAGTCGACGATCGAGCAGACGATCGTGCTCGCGCCCGGCTCGCGCTCGGTCGCACTGCGCAACGACATCGACTGGCACGAGACCGAGAAGCTGCTGAAGCTCGCCTTCCCGCTCGACATCCAGGCGGCGCACACCGAGGCGGAGACGCAGTTCGGATACCAGTCGCGCGTCACGCACACGAACACGAGCTGGGAGGCGGCGAAGTTCGAGACCTCGATGCATCGGTTCGTGCTGGTGCGCGAGCAGGACTTCGGCGTCGCGCTCGTGAACGACTCGATCTACGGGTACGACACGTCGCGGGAGGTGTCGGACGACGCGGTCGCCACGACCGTCCGCCTCTCGCTGCTGCGTGCGCCGCGCTTCCCCGACCCCGACACCGATCACGGTCACCACGCGATCGAGGTCGGTTTCGTGATCGGAGCGGATGCCGCGATCGCGACGGCCGAGGGCATCGCGCTCAACAGCCCCGCCACGCGCATGCACGGTGGCCGTGAGGTGGAGCCGCTGGTCTCGGTGGAGGGCGAGGGCATCGTCGTGTCGGGCGTGAAGCTCGCGGATGACGGGTCGGGCGATGTGGTCGTGCGCCTGTACGAGGCGCTCGGGCGCCGCACGACCGGGTCGATCAGCGCAGGGTTCGAGCATCGGGAGATCCGCGAGGTGTCGCTGATCGAGGATGCGATCGACGACGCGCGTATTGGCGGCGAGCTGCGGCTGCGCCCGTTCGAGGTGCGGACGCTGCGTATCGCGCGCTGA
- a CDS encoding glycoside hydrolase 5 family protein, whose translation MPSSAAPLRFGANYTPRSQWMHAWMSLDLDDVRRDFASLAELGLDHLRIFPLWTVLQPNRTLIRAEAVDDVRAVVDVAAEFGLDASVDVIQGHLSSFDFIPSWLFTWHDKNMFTHPDALSGQAELVTRLGERLGDADNFLGFTLGNETNQFSARTHPSPWPVTEAEAANWISTLLDAAHRSAPRQQHVHSEYDAAWYMDGHGFTPALASRLGDITTVHSWIFNGTAQKYGGRSVASDRHAEYMIELARAFTTEPGKPIWLQEVGAPSNCLTPEQTPDFLEATLRSVVRTDDLWGVTWWCSHDVSRSLADFPELEYTLGLVDQNGEAKPIGRRFAELIPELRERQPAPARTLGIVVEVDEAETPVSRGAMSPGGSIFQAWVDACEAGADPAFVTSKDAADPSVLAARGITELVRPTVEPWSYESQNTVVEHRAE comes from the coding sequence ATGCCCTCCTCTGCCGCCCCTCTTCGCTTCGGCGCGAACTACACGCCCCGCTCCCAGTGGATGCACGCATGGATGTCGCTCGACCTCGACGACGTGCGTCGGGACTTCGCCTCGCTCGCCGAGCTGGGCCTCGATCATCTGCGGATCTTCCCGCTGTGGACCGTGCTGCAGCCGAACCGCACCCTGATCCGCGCCGAGGCCGTCGACGACGTGCGCGCGGTCGTCGACGTCGCAGCGGAGTTCGGGCTCGACGCGAGTGTCGACGTGATCCAAGGGCACCTGTCGAGCTTCGACTTCATCCCGTCATGGCTGTTCACGTGGCACGACAAGAACATGTTCACGCATCCCGACGCCCTGAGCGGTCAGGCCGAGCTCGTCACGCGTCTGGGCGAGCGGCTCGGAGACGCCGACAACTTCCTCGGTTTCACGCTCGGCAACGAGACGAACCAGTTCTCGGCGCGGACCCACCCGTCGCCGTGGCCGGTCACCGAAGCCGAGGCCGCGAACTGGATCAGCACGCTGCTGGACGCCGCGCACCGCTCGGCGCCAAGGCAACAGCACGTGCACAGCGAGTACGACGCTGCCTGGTACATGGACGGCCACGGGTTCACCCCGGCGCTCGCCTCGCGCCTCGGCGACATCACGACCGTGCACTCCTGGATCTTCAACGGCACCGCCCAGAAGTACGGCGGCCGGTCCGTGGCATCCGATCGCCACGCCGAGTACATGATCGAGCTCGCCCGCGCGTTCACCACCGAACCCGGAAAGCCGATCTGGCTGCAGGAGGTCGGCGCCCCGTCGAACTGCCTGACGCCGGAGCAGACGCCCGACTTCCTCGAGGCCACCCTGCGCTCGGTCGTGCGCACCGACGACCTCTGGGGTGTCACGTGGTGGTGCTCGCATGACGTGAGCCGCAGTCTCGCGGACTTCCCCGAGCTCGAGTACACCCTGGGCCTGGTCGACCAGAACGGCGAGGCGAAGCCGATCGGACGCCGATTCGCCGAGCTGATCCCCGAGCTGCGCGAGCGCCAGCCCGCCCCGGCGCGCACTCTCGGCATCGTGGTGGAGGTCGACGAGGCCGAGACTCCCGTCAGTCGCGGCGCCATGAGCCCCGGGGGGTCGATCTTCCAGGCCTGGGTCGATGCGTGCGAGGCAGGGGCCGATCCCGCGTTCGTGACCTCGAAGGACGCCGCGGATCCGTCCGTGCTCGCGGCGCGCGGCATCACCGAACTCGTGCGCCCGACCGTCGAGCCCTGGTCGTACGAGTCGCAGAACACGGTGGTCGAGCACAGGGCGGAGTAG